A region of Rhodamnia argentea isolate NSW1041297 chromosome 9, ASM2092103v1, whole genome shotgun sequence DNA encodes the following proteins:
- the LOC115744368 gene encoding protein LATE ELONGATED HYPOCOTYL isoform X2: MDTNSSGEDFIVKTRKPYTITKQRERWTEEEHNKFLEALKLYGRAWQRIEEHIGTKTAVQIRSHAQKFFSKLEKEAFVKGVPVGQTLDIKIPPPRPKRKPSNPYPRKTGASTPTLLVGPKDGGILSVSPSDCEKLDSETSPLLEGASGGQKLANSKENQDDNCSEVFNLPQEAHCSSISSANRTVVPTPVAIQNSCSFKKFVPSLKEDNGPRKVSNLENCDRSHEKSVQCRMDGYDCLPADEMQTAHNFPRHVPVHVLDANQPECTEAPLQDVSFQDSTFDPTGEVKTRLNLFPIQTPSAASEHQKDAPRMDHRSFPAFHPPFNPVHHNEDDYRSFLHLSSTFSSLIVSTLLQDPAAHAAASFAASIWPYPNVESSAVDSAVGTPGTFPCQPSSSTPSMAAIAAATVAAASAWWAAHGLLPLCAPLHTGFTCNPTSATTVHSLDTNQTPVVEKERRECTFENPRSQEHLDLEHSEALQAQNSASKSPLGSLSDSEDSGGARLDTRSKAADHEKAAVETDFQENKSKAGKPVDRSSCGSNTASSSEVETDALEKQENSKETPKDPDPNQSILEYCNRRCRSTSNVTDSWKEVSEEGRLAFRALFSRNVLPQSFSPPRDMKNKGQQDNVNEDEQNDVEVDKDVSTLDLNSNMHMSRSFHQGSERSGVVDHGDEGLLTIGLGQGKLRTHRTGFKPYKRCSVEAKESRWPNVSSQSEEQGPKRIRLEGEPSM, encoded by the exons GAAG AACATATTGGAACAAAGACTGCTGTGCAGATCCGGAGTCATGCACAGAAATTCTTTTCAAAG TTGGAGAAGGAGGCATTTGTTAAAGGAGTTCCTGTGGGCCAAACGTTAGATATAAAAATACCCCCTCCACGCCCCAAAAGGAAACCAAGCAATCCTTATCCTCGAAAGACGGGTGCTAGTACTCCTACTCTGCTTGTGGGACCGAAGGATGGCGGGATTTTGTCTGTCTCACCATCAGATTGTGAGAAATTGGACTCGGAGACGTCACCATTGCTCGAG GGAGCCAGTGGTGGACAGAAGCTAGCAAATTCAAAAGAGAATCAGGATGACAATTGCTCAGAAGTTTTTAATCTACCTCAGGAAGCTCACTGTTCCTCTATATCTTCAGCCAACAGAACTGTTGTTCCCACACCAGTGGCTATCCAGAATTCATGCTCCTTCAAGAAGTTTGTTCCTTCATTGAAAGAG GATAATGGGCCAAGAAAAGTTTCTAATTTGGAGAACTGTGATCGTTCGCATGAGAAATCGGTTCAATGCAGAATGGATGGATATGATTGCCTGCCAGCGGATGAGATGCAAACTGCTCATAATTTCCCGAGGCATGTTCCAGTGCATGTTTTAGATGCAAACCAACCAGAGTGCACTGAGGCCCCCTTGCAGGATGTGTCATTCCAGGACTCCACATTTGACCCAACTGGAGAAGTGAAAACACGCCTTAACCTATTCCCAATTCAAACTCCATCTGCAGCTAGTGAACATCAAAAGGATGCCCCAAGAATGGACCATCGATCATTTCCGGCTTTTCATCCTCCCTTTAACCCAGTTCACCATAATGAAGATGACTATAGATCATTCCTCCACCTCTCATCCACATTTTCGAGTCTCATTGTATCAACACTGCTACAGGACCCTGCTGCACATGCTGCAGCTAGCTTTGCTGCCTCAATTTGGCCCTACCCTAACGTGGAAAGCTCTGCAGTAGATTCTGCCGTAGGTACTCCAGGAACTTTTCCATGTCAACCGTCGAGCTCCACTCCAAGCATGGCTGCTATAGCTGCTGCTACAGTGGCTGCTGCATCTGCATGGTGGGCAGCCCATGGGTTGCTCCCTCTCTGTGCTCCTCTTCACACTGGATTTACATGCAATCCTACATCTGCTACTACAGTTCACTCTCTGGATACTAATCAAACTCCAGTagtggaaaaagagagaagagagtgcaCCTTTGAGAACCCACGCTCACAAGAGCATCTGGACTTAGAGCATTCTGAAGCACTGCAAGCTCAAAACTCCGCTTCCAAATCACCTTTAGGGTCATTGTCAGACTCTGAGGATAGTGGAGGGGCAAGGTTAGATACTAGATCGAAAGCTGCTGATCATGAGAAGGCTGCAGTGGAGACTGATTTCCAAGAAAACAAATCAAAGGCAGGAAAACCAGTTGATCGTTCGTCGTGTGGTTCAAATACAGCTTCTAGCAGTGAAGTCGAGACAGACGCATTAGAAAAACAAGAGAACAGCAAGGAAACACCAAAAGATCCTGATCCGAACCAATCCATTCTGGAGTACTGCAATCGTCGCTGTAGAAGCACCAGCAATGTGACTGACTCTTGGAAGGAGGTGTCTGAAGAG GGTCGGCTGGCTTTTCGGGCACTTTTCTCCAGAAATGTTCTGCCACAAAGCTTTTCGCCTCCTCGTGATATGAAGAACAAAGGGCAGCAGGACAATGTCAACGAAGATGAGCAAAATGATGTAGAGGTAGATAAAGATGTATCAACGTTAGACCTCAACAGTAACATGCATATGTCGCGATCCTTTCATCAAGGTTCTGAGAGGTCTGGAGTTGTTGACCATGGTGACGAGGGGCTTCTGACAATTGGGCTAGGTCAAGGAAAGCTTAGGACTCATCGAACTGGATTTAAACCTTACAAGAGGTGCTCAGTAGAGGCCAAGGAATCCCGGTGGCCAAATGTAAGCAGCCAAAGTGAAGAGCAAGGGCCCAAGAGAATACGCTTGGAGGGGGAGCCTTCGATGTGA
- the LOC115744368 gene encoding protein LATE ELONGATED HYPOCOTYL isoform X1, giving the protein MDTNSSGEDFIVKTRKPYTITKQRERWTEEEHNKFLEALKLYGRAWQRIEEHIGTKTAVQIRSHAQKFFSKLEKEAFVKGVPVGQTLDIKIPPPRPKRKPSNPYPRKTGASTPTLLVGPKDGGILSVSPSDCEKLDSETSPLLEGASGGQKLANSKENQDDNCSEVFNLPQEAHCSSISSANRTVVPTPVAIQNSCSFKKFVPSLKEGVQDNGPRKVSNLENCDRSHEKSVQCRMDGYDCLPADEMQTAHNFPRHVPVHVLDANQPECTEAPLQDVSFQDSTFDPTGEVKTRLNLFPIQTPSAASEHQKDAPRMDHRSFPAFHPPFNPVHHNEDDYRSFLHLSSTFSSLIVSTLLQDPAAHAAASFAASIWPYPNVESSAVDSAVGTPGTFPCQPSSSTPSMAAIAAATVAAASAWWAAHGLLPLCAPLHTGFTCNPTSATTVHSLDTNQTPVVEKERRECTFENPRSQEHLDLEHSEALQAQNSASKSPLGSLSDSEDSGGARLDTRSKAADHEKAAVETDFQENKSKAGKPVDRSSCGSNTASSSEVETDALEKQENSKETPKDPDPNQSILEYCNRRCRSTSNVTDSWKEVSEEGRLAFRALFSRNVLPQSFSPPRDMKNKGQQDNVNEDEQNDVEVDKDVSTLDLNSNMHMSRSFHQGSERSGVVDHGDEGLLTIGLGQGKLRTHRTGFKPYKRCSVEAKESRWPNVSSQSEEQGPKRIRLEGEPSM; this is encoded by the exons GAAG AACATATTGGAACAAAGACTGCTGTGCAGATCCGGAGTCATGCACAGAAATTCTTTTCAAAG TTGGAGAAGGAGGCATTTGTTAAAGGAGTTCCTGTGGGCCAAACGTTAGATATAAAAATACCCCCTCCACGCCCCAAAAGGAAACCAAGCAATCCTTATCCTCGAAAGACGGGTGCTAGTACTCCTACTCTGCTTGTGGGACCGAAGGATGGCGGGATTTTGTCTGTCTCACCATCAGATTGTGAGAAATTGGACTCGGAGACGTCACCATTGCTCGAG GGAGCCAGTGGTGGACAGAAGCTAGCAAATTCAAAAGAGAATCAGGATGACAATTGCTCAGAAGTTTTTAATCTACCTCAGGAAGCTCACTGTTCCTCTATATCTTCAGCCAACAGAACTGTTGTTCCCACACCAGTGGCTATCCAGAATTCATGCTCCTTCAAGAAGTTTGTTCCTTCATTGAAAGAG GGAGTTCAGGATAATGGGCCAAGAAAAGTTTCTAATTTGGAGAACTGTGATCGTTCGCATGAGAAATCGGTTCAATGCAGAATGGATGGATATGATTGCCTGCCAGCGGATGAGATGCAAACTGCTCATAATTTCCCGAGGCATGTTCCAGTGCATGTTTTAGATGCAAACCAACCAGAGTGCACTGAGGCCCCCTTGCAGGATGTGTCATTCCAGGACTCCACATTTGACCCAACTGGAGAAGTGAAAACACGCCTTAACCTATTCCCAATTCAAACTCCATCTGCAGCTAGTGAACATCAAAAGGATGCCCCAAGAATGGACCATCGATCATTTCCGGCTTTTCATCCTCCCTTTAACCCAGTTCACCATAATGAAGATGACTATAGATCATTCCTCCACCTCTCATCCACATTTTCGAGTCTCATTGTATCAACACTGCTACAGGACCCTGCTGCACATGCTGCAGCTAGCTTTGCTGCCTCAATTTGGCCCTACCCTAACGTGGAAAGCTCTGCAGTAGATTCTGCCGTAGGTACTCCAGGAACTTTTCCATGTCAACCGTCGAGCTCCACTCCAAGCATGGCTGCTATAGCTGCTGCTACAGTGGCTGCTGCATCTGCATGGTGGGCAGCCCATGGGTTGCTCCCTCTCTGTGCTCCTCTTCACACTGGATTTACATGCAATCCTACATCTGCTACTACAGTTCACTCTCTGGATACTAATCAAACTCCAGTagtggaaaaagagagaagagagtgcaCCTTTGAGAACCCACGCTCACAAGAGCATCTGGACTTAGAGCATTCTGAAGCACTGCAAGCTCAAAACTCCGCTTCCAAATCACCTTTAGGGTCATTGTCAGACTCTGAGGATAGTGGAGGGGCAAGGTTAGATACTAGATCGAAAGCTGCTGATCATGAGAAGGCTGCAGTGGAGACTGATTTCCAAGAAAACAAATCAAAGGCAGGAAAACCAGTTGATCGTTCGTCGTGTGGTTCAAATACAGCTTCTAGCAGTGAAGTCGAGACAGACGCATTAGAAAAACAAGAGAACAGCAAGGAAACACCAAAAGATCCTGATCCGAACCAATCCATTCTGGAGTACTGCAATCGTCGCTGTAGAAGCACCAGCAATGTGACTGACTCTTGGAAGGAGGTGTCTGAAGAG GGTCGGCTGGCTTTTCGGGCACTTTTCTCCAGAAATGTTCTGCCACAAAGCTTTTCGCCTCCTCGTGATATGAAGAACAAAGGGCAGCAGGACAATGTCAACGAAGATGAGCAAAATGATGTAGAGGTAGATAAAGATGTATCAACGTTAGACCTCAACAGTAACATGCATATGTCGCGATCCTTTCATCAAGGTTCTGAGAGGTCTGGAGTTGTTGACCATGGTGACGAGGGGCTTCTGACAATTGGGCTAGGTCAAGGAAAGCTTAGGACTCATCGAACTGGATTTAAACCTTACAAGAGGTGCTCAGTAGAGGCCAAGGAATCCCGGTGGCCAAATGTAAGCAGCCAAAGTGAAGAGCAAGGGCCCAAGAGAATACGCTTGGAGGGGGAGCCTTCGATGTGA